GATGCGGGCTATGAAACCGCGTATGGCGGCAAAACTCATCTACCGGGTAACGTCGAGAAATATGGTTTCACCGTACTGACCCGTGATCAGCGCGATGAGCTGGCCACCACCTGCGCGGATTTTCTGAAAAAGAAGCACGATAAACCGTTCCTGCTGGTTGCCTCGCTCATCAATCCCCACGATATATGCTACATGGCCATCAACGCTTTTGCAGCTTCACAGGCCAGGAAGAAAACCGGACCAGCAGGTCCACACCAGCAATGCCTGGCGGAGGCGCTGCAAAAACCGGCGGGCATTTCGGAAGAGGAATTCTTTTCCCGGCTCTGTCCGCCAGCGCCAGCCAACCTGGAACCCCAGTTGGGCGCGCCGGAAGCCATCGGGGATGCCTCTTACTTGGGATTTCGTGGCTACGCCTTCACCAACTGGACGGAAAAAGACTGGCGCCTGCATCGCTGGGCCTACGCCCGCCTCACCGAACGGGTGGACCGGGAAATTGAGGTAATCCTTCAGGCATTGCGATCCACGGGTCTGGAAACCAATACCGCCGTAATCTTTACCAGTGACCACGGCGACCATGATGGCTCGCACCGGCTTGAACACAAATCCACATTTTATGAAGAGGCGGCCAACGTCCCGTTCATCATCAGTCAGAAGGGCGTGACCCGTGCCAATGTGGTGGATCGGGAACACCTGATTGCGGCGCATCTGGATTTGATTCCCACCTTGTGCGATTACGCGGGTGTGGCTGCGCCCGATGGGCTAAAAGGGCGCAGCCTGCGCGCCCTGGCGGAAAATGGCTCCGTGAAGGAATGGCGTCCGTATGTGGTTTCTGAAACCCACTTCGGACGCATGGTCTGCTCCGGCCGATATAAATATTGTGTTTATGACCGGGGCGAGCACCGTGAGCAACTGGTGGATCTACAGCAAGATCCCGGAGAAATGAAGAATCTGGCCGGTCAGCCTGAGTTCCAGGCAGTTCTCACACAACACCGCAAGTACCTGCAAGAATGGGTGGTGAGCAATCAGGATAGTCTGGCTGCTCCCTACTTGGTGAAGTAATTCCAAATCGCTATCAAGATGAGACTAATTCGCTGGTCTTTTAAGCTGTTGGCTTCGTTGCTCGCTCGTTACAGAACGCTGCGGGTATGCGCCTCACTCGCGTCTCGCCAGCCGCCCAAAATCCTGCGCGCCTTAGTCTCATCTTGAAAGCTCATTGGAATTAGCGCCTGTCCTTCGGGGCTAATCTTTCATCCCGCTCAATGCTGTAACGTGCCTC
The Verrucomicrobiota bacterium DNA segment above includes these coding regions:
- a CDS encoding sulfatase-like hydrolase/transferase — protein: MAHIIFRRLQFVMGTMALAILAVPQLPAAGAQPKPNLLFILTDQQHANMLSCAGNPWLKTPAMDSLAANGIRFQRAYSVNPVCVPARVGMFTGHTPSRFGMQSNKEMQETKIPAPIQAQTMGCLLRDAGYETAYGGKTHLPGNVEKYGFTVLTRDQRDELATTCADFLKKKHDKPFLLVASLINPHDICYMAINAFAASQARKKTGPAGPHQQCLAEALQKPAGISEEEFFSRLCPPAPANLEPQLGAPEAIGDASYLGFRGYAFTNWTEKDWRLHRWAYARLTERVDREIEVILQALRSTGLETNTAVIFTSDHGDHDGSHRLEHKSTFYEEAANVPFIISQKGVTRANVVDREHLIAAHLDLIPTLCDYAGVAAPDGLKGRSLRALAENGSVKEWRPYVVSETHFGRMVCSGRYKYCVYDRGEHREQLVDLQQDPGEMKNLAGQPEFQAVLTQHRKYLQEWVVSNQDSLAAPYLVK